One genomic region from Xyrauchen texanus isolate HMW12.3.18 chromosome 16, RBS_HiC_50CHRs, whole genome shotgun sequence encodes:
- the LOC127656921 gene encoding 5'-3' exonuclease PLD4 isoform X2, translating to MTNAQRYSQLEDYEELTSTYGSLHDNYVSNKWSSKWPISALLATGCLIVVGVLLAIVVIERLKNEDGINSALNTFTTVTCCYETAPDGHSSIVLVESIPRCVDFGSNVTFGKNLYEAWTDLLSLATKQIDVASLYWTLTGEDLNVNSSTDRLGRDILERFKALPSRNISVRVVTSIPTLAPNSTDLKTLKENGIQVRRLNFGHLTEGILHTTFWIVDGKHIYIGSANMDWRTLTQVKELGVVIYNSSSLATDLHKIFQSYWVTGRNNASIPDPWPSSYDTGINEERPLLVNLSGAPSKVYITASPSAFCPDSRTRDLDAILSIIRDAQRFIHVAVMEFYPASKFFHRHGYWPVIEKALKQSAVERNVSVCLLVGCGRDIDPSVWPFLESPDALRSPTDNINIEVKVYIIPMANQSHIPNPRVNHNKYMLTDKVAYIGTSDWSADFNTTAGVGLVVSQDVLHSVLPGNAFHGQLSAVFDRDWNSQYAIPLDKLNQNHDCLFPKSTP from the exons ATGACAAATGCACAAAG ATATTCACAACTGGAAGATTACGAGGAACTGACCTCTACATATGGGAGCTTACATGATAATTATGTGTCCAATAAGTGG AGTTCAAAGTGGCCCATTTCTGCTCTGTTGGCAACTGGATGTTTGATTGTTGTAGGAGTTTTACTGGCCATCGTCGTAATAGAGAGATTGAAGAATGAAGATGGAATTAATTCAGCTTTGAATACATTTACAACAGTGACGTGCTGTTATGAAACGGCCCCTGATGGGCACAGCAG TATTGTTCTGGTTGAGAGTATTCCTCGCTGTGTGGACTTTGGGAGCAACGTCACCTTTGGGAAAAATCTGTATGAAGCCTGGACGGATCTTCTGTCTTTGGCCACCAAACAGATCGATGTCGCATCTCTCTACTGGACTCTTACAGGCGAAGATTTAAACGTCAACTCATCCACGGACAGACTT GGTAGAGATATATTAGAACGGTTTAAAGCGTTACCATCTCGAAATATATCAGTGCGAGTGGTGACCAGCATCCCTACTTTGGCTCCCAATTCAACTGACCTAAAAACCCTAAAGGAAAACG GAATACAGGTAAGAAGATTGAACTTTGGGCATTTGACTGAAGGAATTCTTCATACAACATTCTGGATTGTGGACGGAAAACACATCTACATTGGCAGCGCCAACATGGACTGGCGCACTTTAACTCAG GTGAAAGAACTGGGCGTGGTGATTTATAACTCCAGTAGTTTGGCGACTGACCTGCACAAGATCTTCCAGTCGTATTGGGTGACGGGTCGCAACAACGCTTCGATCCCCGATCCGTGGCCGTCCAGCTACGACACCGGCATCAATGAAGAGCGCCCGCTGCTGGTCAACCTCAGCGGTGCGCCCAGTAAAGTTTACATCACG GCATCTCCGTCTGCGTTCTGTCCGGACTCTCGAACCCGAGACCTTGATGCCATTCTGTCAATCATCAGAGACGCACAGCGGTTCATTCATGTGGCCGTCATGGAGTTTTACCCCGCTTCAAAGTTCTTTCATCGGCACGG ATACTGGCCGGTCATTGAAAAAGCTCTGAAGCAGTCGGCCGTTGAGAGAAACGTTTCCGTGTGTTTATTGGTCGGTTGTGGGCGAGATATAGACCCGTCAGTTTGGCCGTTCCTCGAGTCACCAGATGCTCTTCGCTCCCCGACAGACAACATCAACATTGAAGTG AAAGTCTACATCATTCCAATGGCAAACCAGTCACACATTCCCAATCCCAGAGTCAACCACAATAAATATATGCTGACTGATAAAGTGGCCTATATAG GGacatctgattggtcagctgacTTCAACACGACCGCTGGAGTGGGTTTAGTGGTTTCCCAGGATGTTTTGCATTCCGTGTTGCCGGGTAACGCATTCCACGGGCAGTTAAGTGCTGTGTTTGACAGAGACTGGAATTCACAATATGCGATTCCGCTTGACAAGCTCAACCAAAACCACGACTGTCTCTTCCCCAAATCTACACCATAG
- the LOC127656921 gene encoding 5'-3' exonuclease PLD4 isoform X1 has translation MHKEHRRHNSTLVFTMPGYSQLEDYEELTSTYGSLHDNYVSNKWSSKWPISALLATGCLIVVGVLLAIVVIERLKNEDGINSALNTFTTVTCCYETAPDGHSSIVLVESIPRCVDFGSNVTFGKNLYEAWTDLLSLATKQIDVASLYWTLTGEDLNVNSSTDRLGRDILERFKALPSRNISVRVVTSIPTLAPNSTDLKTLKENGIQVRRLNFGHLTEGILHTTFWIVDGKHIYIGSANMDWRTLTQVKELGVVIYNSSSLATDLHKIFQSYWVTGRNNASIPDPWPSSYDTGINEERPLLVNLSGAPSKVYITASPSAFCPDSRTRDLDAILSIIRDAQRFIHVAVMEFYPASKFFHRHGYWPVIEKALKQSAVERNVSVCLLVGCGRDIDPSVWPFLESPDALRSPTDNINIEVKVYIIPMANQSHIPNPRVNHNKYMLTDKVAYIGTSDWSADFNTTAGVGLVVSQDVLHSVLPGNAFHGQLSAVFDRDWNSQYAIPLDKLNQNHDCLFPKSTP, from the exons ATGCACAAAG AACACCGAAGACACAATTCAACACTTGTTTTCACCATGCCTGG ATATTCACAACTGGAAGATTACGAGGAACTGACCTCTACATATGGGAGCTTACATGATAATTATGTGTCCAATAAGTGG AGTTCAAAGTGGCCCATTTCTGCTCTGTTGGCAACTGGATGTTTGATTGTTGTAGGAGTTTTACTGGCCATCGTCGTAATAGAGAGATTGAAGAATGAAGATGGAATTAATTCAGCTTTGAATACATTTACAACAGTGACGTGCTGTTATGAAACGGCCCCTGATGGGCACAGCAG TATTGTTCTGGTTGAGAGTATTCCTCGCTGTGTGGACTTTGGGAGCAACGTCACCTTTGGGAAAAATCTGTATGAAGCCTGGACGGATCTTCTGTCTTTGGCCACCAAACAGATCGATGTCGCATCTCTCTACTGGACTCTTACAGGCGAAGATTTAAACGTCAACTCATCCACGGACAGACTT GGTAGAGATATATTAGAACGGTTTAAAGCGTTACCATCTCGAAATATATCAGTGCGAGTGGTGACCAGCATCCCTACTTTGGCTCCCAATTCAACTGACCTAAAAACCCTAAAGGAAAACG GAATACAGGTAAGAAGATTGAACTTTGGGCATTTGACTGAAGGAATTCTTCATACAACATTCTGGATTGTGGACGGAAAACACATCTACATTGGCAGCGCCAACATGGACTGGCGCACTTTAACTCAG GTGAAAGAACTGGGCGTGGTGATTTATAACTCCAGTAGTTTGGCGACTGACCTGCACAAGATCTTCCAGTCGTATTGGGTGACGGGTCGCAACAACGCTTCGATCCCCGATCCGTGGCCGTCCAGCTACGACACCGGCATCAATGAAGAGCGCCCGCTGCTGGTCAACCTCAGCGGTGCGCCCAGTAAAGTTTACATCACG GCATCTCCGTCTGCGTTCTGTCCGGACTCTCGAACCCGAGACCTTGATGCCATTCTGTCAATCATCAGAGACGCACAGCGGTTCATTCATGTGGCCGTCATGGAGTTTTACCCCGCTTCAAAGTTCTTTCATCGGCACGG ATACTGGCCGGTCATTGAAAAAGCTCTGAAGCAGTCGGCCGTTGAGAGAAACGTTTCCGTGTGTTTATTGGTCGGTTGTGGGCGAGATATAGACCCGTCAGTTTGGCCGTTCCTCGAGTCACCAGATGCTCTTCGCTCCCCGACAGACAACATCAACATTGAAGTG AAAGTCTACATCATTCCAATGGCAAACCAGTCACACATTCCCAATCCCAGAGTCAACCACAATAAATATATGCTGACTGATAAAGTGGCCTATATAG GGacatctgattggtcagctgacTTCAACACGACCGCTGGAGTGGGTTTAGTGGTTTCCCAGGATGTTTTGCATTCCGTGTTGCCGGGTAACGCATTCCACGGGCAGTTAAGTGCTGTGTTTGACAGAGACTGGAATTCACAATATGCGATTCCGCTTGACAAGCTCAACCAAAACCACGACTGTCTCTTCCCCAAATCTACACCATAG